A single genomic interval of Alistipes provencensis harbors:
- the mscL gene encoding large-conductance mechanosensitive channel protein MscL, producing MAFLKEFKEFALKGNVMDMAVGVIIGGAFGKIVSSLVNDILMPPIGALIGNTDFSQLRLDISKVRDITSSAVQSVEGIVTKGDAAQAAAAAEPIYWNYGAFIQQCVDFTILALCVFLMVKLMNRLMKKNEEAPAPAPAPEPPAPSKEELLLTEIRDLLKEQKK from the coding sequence ATGGCTTTTCTTAAAGAATTCAAAGAGTTTGCCCTCAAAGGCAACGTAATGGACATGGCCGTCGGCGTTATCATCGGCGGTGCGTTCGGCAAGATCGTGTCGTCGCTCGTGAACGACATCCTCATGCCCCCGATCGGCGCGCTGATCGGAAACACCGATTTTTCGCAGTTGCGGCTCGACATCTCGAAGGTGCGCGACATCACGTCGAGCGCCGTGCAGTCCGTGGAGGGCATCGTGACCAAAGGCGACGCCGCGCAGGCTGCGGCGGCCGCGGAACCGATCTACTGGAACTACGGCGCATTCATCCAGCAGTGTGTGGACTTCACCATTCTGGCGCTCTGCGTGTTCCTGATGGTCAAGCTGATGAACCGCCTGATGAAGAAAAACGAGGAGGCTCCGGCCCCGGCGCCCGCTCCCGAACCGCCCGCACCGTCGAAGGAGGAGCTGCTGCTGACCGAAATCCGCGACCTGCTCAAAGAGCAGAAGAAATAA
- a CDS encoding sodium:solute symporter, whose protein sequence is MTPAAVIATVLGYIAVLFAVAWASGRRADNAGFFTGNRRTPWYMAAFAMIGAAMSGVTFISVPGSVAVDSFSYMQMVAGFTVGQLVVAFVLIPTFYRLRVVSLYEYLDDRFGVASHRTGAWFFFISKMLGAALRVYVVCAVMQLLVFSHYGIPFWANALITMLFVWLYTQQGGVKSLIWTDTLKTVCLVASLVLSIVFIMQGLGLSLADTAREVSASPMSRIFFFDDPASDRYFWKMFAAGVVLLVAMTGLDQDMMQRNLSCATPRDSQKNIVLTAVSQIFVIFLFLVLGVLLYLYMERSGMTPPAKSDQVFSLVAVDGGLPLIVGILFVVGLISSTYSAAGSALTALTTSFTVDILEGTKRCGEERLTRLRKGVHILMALGMAAVILAFEYWADDSVINLVYKVAGYTYGPILGMFAFGMFTRRKVRDRWIPLVAVAAPVLSALVQWWAREAWDYRIGFELLIYNAAFTMLGMLILSERHEK, encoded by the coding sequence ATGACACCCGCAGCCGTCATTGCCACCGTTCTGGGCTATATAGCCGTCCTGTTCGCCGTCGCGTGGGCTTCGGGCCGCCGTGCCGACAATGCCGGGTTCTTCACCGGCAACCGCCGCACGCCGTGGTACATGGCGGCCTTCGCCATGATCGGCGCCGCGATGTCGGGCGTCACGTTCATTTCCGTTCCGGGCTCCGTGGCCGTCGATTCGTTCTCCTACATGCAGATGGTCGCGGGTTTCACGGTGGGTCAGCTCGTCGTGGCTTTCGTGCTGATCCCCACGTTCTACCGCCTGCGGGTGGTCTCGCTCTATGAATACCTCGACGATCGCTTCGGCGTCGCCTCGCACCGCACCGGGGCGTGGTTCTTTTTCATTTCCAAGATGCTGGGAGCCGCACTGCGGGTCTATGTCGTCTGCGCTGTGATGCAACTGCTGGTCTTCTCGCACTATGGCATCCCGTTCTGGGCCAATGCCCTGATAACGATGCTTTTCGTGTGGCTCTACACCCAACAGGGCGGCGTGAAGTCGCTGATCTGGACCGATACGCTCAAGACGGTCTGCCTCGTGGCGAGTCTCGTGCTGTCTATCGTCTTCATCATGCAGGGCCTCGGCCTTTCGTTGGCCGATACGGCCCGTGAGGTCTCCGCCTCGCCGATGTCGCGTATTTTCTTCTTCGACGACCCCGCCTCGGACCGCTATTTCTGGAAGATGTTCGCCGCAGGCGTTGTCCTGCTGGTCGCCATGACGGGACTCGATCAGGACATGATGCAGCGCAACCTGAGCTGCGCCACGCCGCGCGACTCGCAGAAGAACATCGTGCTGACGGCCGTGAGCCAGATTTTCGTCATCTTCCTCTTTCTGGTACTGGGCGTGCTGTTGTACCTCTACATGGAGCGCAGCGGCATGACGCCTCCCGCCAAGAGCGATCAGGTCTTTTCGCTGGTCGCCGTCGACGGCGGACTGCCACTTATCGTTGGCATTCTGTTTGTTGTGGGGCTTATCTCAAGTACCTATTCAGCTGCTGGGTCGGCCCTGACGGCCCTGACGACCTCCTTCACGGTCGATATCCTCGAGGGTACGAAACGCTGCGGCGAGGAGCGGCTCACGCGCCTCCGCAAAGGGGTTCATATCCTGATGGCGCTGGGTATGGCCGCCGTGATTCTGGCTTTCGAATACTGGGCCGACGACAGCGTCATCAATCTGGTCTATAAGGTCGCCGGCTACACCTACGGCCCGATTCTGGGCATGTTCGCCTTCGGGATGTTCACGCGCCGCAAGGTCCGCGACCGCTGGATTCCGCTCGTCGCTGTCGCGGCCCCTGTGCTGAGCGCGCTGGTGCAGTGGTGGGCCCGCGAGGCGTGGGACTACCGGATCGGGTTCGAATTGTTGATCTACAATGCCGCGTTTACGATGCTCGGCATGTTAATTCTCTCTGAACGGCATGAAAAATAG